From Serinus canaria isolate serCan28SL12 chromosome 26, serCan2020, whole genome shotgun sequence, one genomic window encodes:
- the RBBP5 gene encoding retinoblastoma-binding protein 5 isoform X4, with protein sequence MNLELLESFGQNYPEEADGTLDCISMALTCTFNRWGTLLAVGCNDGRIVIWDFLTRGIAKIISAHIHPVCSLCWSRDGHKLVSASTDNIVSQWDVLSGDCDQRFRFPSPILKVQYHPRDQNRVLVCPMKSAPVMLTLSDSKHVVLPVDDDSDLNVVASFDRRGEYIYTGNAKGKILVLKTDTQDLVASFRVTTGTSNTTAIKSIEFARKGSCFLINTADRIIRVYDGREILTCGRDGEPEPMQKLQDLVNRTPWKKCCFSGDGEYIVAGSARQHALYIWEKSIGNLVKILHGTRGELLLDVAWHPVRPIIASISSGVVSIWAQNQVENWSAFAPDFKELDENVEYEERESEFDIEDEDKSEPEQTGADAAEDEEVDVTSVDPIAAFCSSDEELEDARALLYLPIAPEVEDPEESPYGPPPEAVPGAMPDDALGPDKKRPGSSDGPQNPKKKPKTTNIELQGVPNDEVHPLLGVKGDGKSKKKQAGRPKGSKAGGAISELL encoded by the exons ATGAACCTGGAGCTGCTCG AGTCCTTCGGCCAGAACTACCCCGAG GAGGCTGACGGCACGCTGGACTGTATCAGCATGGCTCTGACGTGCACCTTTAACCGCTGGGGCACGCTGCTGGCCGTGGGCTGCAACGACGGCCGCATCGTCATCTGGGACTTCCTGACGCGCGGCATCGCCAAGATCATCAGCGCCCACATCCACCCCGTCTGCTCCCTCTG ctggagccgGGACGGGCACAAGCTGGTCAGCGCCTCCACCGACAACATCGTGTCGCAGTGGGACGTGCTGTCCGGGGACTGTGACCAGAGGTTCCGCTTCCCCTCGCCCATCCTCAAGGTCCAGTACCACCCCCGGGACCA GAACAGGGTGCTGGTGTGTCCCATGAAGTCGGCCCCGGTGATGCTGACCCTGTCTGACTCCAAGCACGTGGTGCTGCCCGTGGACGACGACTCCGACCTCAACGTGGTGGCCTCGTTCGACCGCCGGGGGGAATACATCTACACTGGCAATGCCAAGGGCAAG ATCTTGGTCTTAAAAACAGACACTCAGGATCTTGTTGCTTCCTTCAGAGTGACCACAGGGACCAGCAACACCACGGCCATTAAATCCATCGAGTTCGCCCGCAAAGGGAG CTGCTTCCTGATCAACACGGCCGACCGGATCATCCGCGTGTACGACGGGCGGGAGATCCTGACCTGCGGCCGCGACGGCGAGCCCGAGCCCATGCAGAAACTGCAGGACCTGGTCAACAg gaccCCCTGGAAGAAGTGCTGCTTCTCGGGGGACGGCGAGTACATCGTGGCGGGCTCGGCGCGGCAGCACGCGCTCTACATCTGGGAGAAGAGCATCGGCAACCTGGTGAAGATCCTGCACGGCACCCGCGGCGAGCTGCTCCTGGACGTGGCA TGGCACCCGGTGCGGCCGATCATCGCCTCCATCTCCAGCGGGGTGGTTTCCATCTGGGCTCAGAACCAAGTg gaaaactggAGTGCATTTGCCCCTGATTTCAAGGAGTTGGATGAAAATGTGGAATATGAGGAGAGGGAATCAGAATTTGACATTGAGGATGAGGATAAGAGCGAGCCAGAGCAGACAG GTGCAGATGCTGCCGAGGATGAGGAGGTGGACGTGACCAGCGTGGATCCCATCGCCGCCTTCTGCAgcag TGACGAGGAGCTGGAGGACGCGCGGGCGCTGCTGTACCTGCCCATCGCCCCCGAGGTGGAGGACCCCGAGGAGAGCCCCTACGGGCCCCCGCCCGAGGCCGTGCCCGGCGCGATGCCCGACGACGCCCTGGGCCCCGACAAGAAGCGGCCCGGCTCCTCGGACGGGCCCCAGAACcccaagaaaaaacccaaaaccaccaaCATCGAGCTGCAGGGAGTCCCCAATGATG
- the RBBP5 gene encoding retinoblastoma-binding protein 5 isoform X5 encodes MNLELLESFGQNYPEEADGTLDCISMALTCTFNRWGTLLAVGCNDGRIVIWDFLTRGIAKIISAHIHPVCSLCWSRDGHKLVSASTDNIVSQWDVLSGDCDQRFRFPSPILKVQYHPRDQNRVLVCPMKSAPVMLTLSDSKHVVLPVDDDSDLNVVASFDRRGEYIYTGNAKGKILVLKTDTQDLVASFRVTTGTSNTTAIKSIEFARKGSCFLINTADRIIRVYDGREILTCGRDGEPEPMQKLQDLVNRTPWKKCCFSGDGEYIVAGSARQHALYIWEKSIGNLVKILHGTRGELLLDVAWHPVRPIIASISSGVVSIWAQNQVENWSAFAPDFKELDENVEYEERESEFDIEDEDKSEPEQTGADAAEDEEVDVTSVDPIAAFCSSDEELEDARALLYLPIAPEVEDPEESPYGPPPEAVPGAMPDDALGPDKKRPGSSDGPQNPKKKPKTTNIELQGVPNDEVHPLLGVKGDGKSKKKQAGRPKGSKGGAISELL; translated from the exons ATGAACCTGGAGCTGCTCG AGTCCTTCGGCCAGAACTACCCCGAG GAGGCTGACGGCACGCTGGACTGTATCAGCATGGCTCTGACGTGCACCTTTAACCGCTGGGGCACGCTGCTGGCCGTGGGCTGCAACGACGGCCGCATCGTCATCTGGGACTTCCTGACGCGCGGCATCGCCAAGATCATCAGCGCCCACATCCACCCCGTCTGCTCCCTCTG ctggagccgGGACGGGCACAAGCTGGTCAGCGCCTCCACCGACAACATCGTGTCGCAGTGGGACGTGCTGTCCGGGGACTGTGACCAGAGGTTCCGCTTCCCCTCGCCCATCCTCAAGGTCCAGTACCACCCCCGGGACCA GAACAGGGTGCTGGTGTGTCCCATGAAGTCGGCCCCGGTGATGCTGACCCTGTCTGACTCCAAGCACGTGGTGCTGCCCGTGGACGACGACTCCGACCTCAACGTGGTGGCCTCGTTCGACCGCCGGGGGGAATACATCTACACTGGCAATGCCAAGGGCAAG ATCTTGGTCTTAAAAACAGACACTCAGGATCTTGTTGCTTCCTTCAGAGTGACCACAGGGACCAGCAACACCACGGCCATTAAATCCATCGAGTTCGCCCGCAAAGGGAG CTGCTTCCTGATCAACACGGCCGACCGGATCATCCGCGTGTACGACGGGCGGGAGATCCTGACCTGCGGCCGCGACGGCGAGCCCGAGCCCATGCAGAAACTGCAGGACCTGGTCAACAg gaccCCCTGGAAGAAGTGCTGCTTCTCGGGGGACGGCGAGTACATCGTGGCGGGCTCGGCGCGGCAGCACGCGCTCTACATCTGGGAGAAGAGCATCGGCAACCTGGTGAAGATCCTGCACGGCACCCGCGGCGAGCTGCTCCTGGACGTGGCA TGGCACCCGGTGCGGCCGATCATCGCCTCCATCTCCAGCGGGGTGGTTTCCATCTGGGCTCAGAACCAAGTg gaaaactggAGTGCATTTGCCCCTGATTTCAAGGAGTTGGATGAAAATGTGGAATATGAGGAGAGGGAATCAGAATTTGACATTGAGGATGAGGATAAGAGCGAGCCAGAGCAGACAG GTGCAGATGCTGCCGAGGATGAGGAGGTGGACGTGACCAGCGTGGATCCCATCGCCGCCTTCTGCAgcag TGACGAGGAGCTGGAGGACGCGCGGGCGCTGCTGTACCTGCCCATCGCCCCCGAGGTGGAGGACCCCGAGGAGAGCCCCTACGGGCCCCCGCCCGAGGCCGTGCCCGGCGCGATGCCCGACGACGCCCTGGGCCCCGACAAGAAGCGGCCCGGCTCCTCGGACGGGCCCCAGAACcccaagaaaaaacccaaaaccaccaaCATCGAGCTGCAGGGAGTCCCCAATGATG